One segment of uncultured Tolumonas sp. DNA contains the following:
- a CDS encoding PA2779 family protein, which yields MSVFWGVVVRLLVVSLLALSLPTRASMMSTQETIPVHQLSERAHVMQFLARADVAKQIAAQGVDVALVQQRVAAMSDDEITQLSGKIDQLPAAGSDILGAALFVFIVLLVTDILGLTKVFPFTRSVR from the coding sequence ATGTCTGTGTTTTGGGGTGTAGTAGTTCGTTTATTGGTTGTTTCCTTACTGGCTCTGTCATTACCGACCCGAGCATCAATGATGTCCACTCAGGAAACCATTCCGGTTCATCAACTGAGTGAACGAGCGCATGTCATGCAATTCCTAGCCCGAGCTGATGTAGCAAAACAGATTGCTGCGCAGGGTGTGGATGTGGCACTGGTACAACAACGTGTGGCTGCGATGAGTGATGATGAAATCACCCAGTTATCCGGCAAGATTGATCAATTACCAGCTGCCGGCTCAGATATTTTGGGCGCTGCGTTATTTGTATTTATCGTGTTACTGGTGACGGATATTTTAGGCTTAACAAAAGTCTTCCCATTCACCCGTTCAGTACGTTAA
- the mutM gene encoding bifunctional DNA-formamidopyrimidine glycosylase/DNA-(apurinic or apyrimidinic site) lyase encodes MPELPEVEVSRLGITPWMEGVVVEKVVIRHPRLRWPIPSEIHLLEGQPLRAIERRAKYLLLHSTLGTAILHLGMSGHLRILPIGTPAEKHDHVDLELANGKLLRFHDPRRFGALLWTTGDPHQHPLLKSLGPEPLTDAFTAEYLWQRSRKPRSAIKPWLMDNHVVVGVGNIYANESLFMAHIHPKRAVNSLTIEESQALVAAVKQVLARAITQGGTTLRDFMRIDGKSGYFVQELLVYGRAGQACQVCAHPLEELRLGQRSSVFCPICQPFVGGYD; translated from the coding sequence ATGCCGGAATTACCCGAAGTTGAAGTCAGCCGATTAGGGATCACGCCATGGATGGAAGGTGTGGTTGTTGAAAAAGTGGTGATCCGGCATCCGCGTTTGCGTTGGCCCATTCCATCAGAAATCCATTTGTTGGAAGGTCAGCCATTACGCGCAATCGAAAGACGAGCGAAGTATTTGCTACTGCACTCCACGTTGGGAACGGCGATTTTGCATCTGGGCATGTCTGGCCACCTGCGTATTCTTCCTATCGGTACACCAGCAGAAAAACATGATCATGTGGATCTGGAATTAGCCAATGGCAAGTTGCTGCGTTTTCATGATCCGCGTCGATTTGGTGCGCTATTGTGGACAACGGGCGACCCGCATCAACATCCATTATTAAAAAGCTTAGGGCCGGAACCATTAACCGATGCGTTTACCGCCGAGTATTTATGGCAACGCAGCCGCAAACCACGCAGTGCAATTAAACCGTGGCTAATGGATAACCATGTTGTGGTGGGGGTGGGGAACATTTACGCCAATGAGTCGCTGTTTATGGCGCACATTCACCCGAAACGGGCGGTGAATTCACTGACAATTGAAGAGAGCCAGGCATTAGTAGCGGCGGTGAAACAAGTGCTGGCCCGAGCCATCACCCAAGGTGGTACTACGTTGCGCGATTTTATGCGCATCGATGGTAAATCGGGTTATTTTGTGCAGGAATTATTGGTGTATGGGCGGGCCGGGCAAGCCTGTCAGGTGTGTGCGCATCCACTGGAAGAGCTGCGCTTAGGGCAGCGCAGCAGTGTGTTTTGTCCAATTTGTCAGCCGTTTGTCGGTGGTTATGACTGA
- the yccX gene encoding acylphosphatase: MTQTRGVKVLVYGMVQGVGFRYFTQQEAHRLGLSGHATNLVDGSVEVVAQGDSKAVDKLIEWLKSGPRTASVDYIEVYELGSGAANSGSFRAY, from the coding sequence ATGACACAAACTCGGGGTGTAAAAGTGCTGGTATACGGCATGGTACAAGGCGTGGGCTTTCGTTATTTCACACAACAAGAAGCCCATCGTTTAGGATTATCTGGCCACGCCACCAATCTGGTCGATGGCTCAGTCGAAGTAGTGGCGCAAGGCGACAGCAAAGCTGTGGATAAGCTGATTGAATGGCTAAAATCAGGGCCACGTACCGCCAGTGTCGATTATATTGAAGTTTATGAACTGGGAAGCGGCGCGGCGAACAGCGGTTCCTTCCGCGCCTACTGA
- the coaD gene encoding pantetheine-phosphate adenylyltransferase — MRQKVVFPGTFDPLTCGHLDLISRASALFDDVVIAVAASPGKRPLFTLEERIALAAEVCQSLPNVTITGFSNLLIDFMKQQQATILLRGIRTGSDFEYESQLAAMYRRMMPEMEIVFLPPAEQYAFVSSTLVREIALHGGDAGQFVTPNVAVAIKTKQLQLTQS, encoded by the coding sequence ATGCGTCAGAAAGTTGTTTTCCCCGGAACCTTTGATCCACTGACTTGCGGACATCTCGATCTGATCAGCCGCGCATCGGCCTTATTTGATGACGTCGTGATTGCCGTGGCTGCTAGCCCCGGAAAACGGCCGTTATTCACGTTAGAAGAACGCATTGCGCTGGCGGCAGAGGTTTGCCAAAGCCTGCCAAATGTCACCATTACTGGTTTCAGTAATCTGTTGATCGATTTCATGAAACAACAACAAGCCACTATCTTGTTACGTGGTATTCGCACCGGCAGTGATTTTGAATATGAATCGCAGCTGGCCGCAATGTATCGCCGCATGATGCCGGAAATGGAAATTGTCTTTCTGCCACCCGCCGAACAATATGCCTTTGTCTCGTCAACGCTGGTGCGTGAAATTGCCCTACATGGTGGTGATGCGGGTCAATTTGTTACTCCCAATGTCGCTGTGGCGATTAAAACCAAGCAATTGCAGCTCACTCAGTCATAA